One window from the genome of Micromonospora aurantiaca ATCC 27029 encodes:
- a CDS encoding DeoR/GlpR family DNA-binding transcription regulator, with amino-acid sequence MLARQRQTAILERLRRAGGVRVTELAAEFGVSDMTIRRDLDTLHEQGLLAKVHGGATPAGPGSTDEPGFHAKSVRQSAEKAAIAEHAAGLVRPGAAIALSAGTTTAELARRLVDVPGLTVVTNSLPVAEALHVGGRPDQTVVLTGGVRTPSDALVGPLAVAAIAALHLDLLFLGVHGISERAGFTTPNLMEADTNRALVAAADRLVVLADHTKWGTVGISSIVPLEAADVLVTDDRLAPEARRVLDDRVGELVTVPTTRGAE; translated from the coding sequence ATGCTGGCGCGGCAGCGGCAGACGGCCATCCTGGAACGACTGCGCCGCGCCGGCGGCGTCCGGGTCACCGAGCTGGCGGCCGAGTTCGGCGTCTCCGACATGACCATCCGGCGCGACCTGGACACGCTGCACGAGCAGGGCCTGCTCGCCAAGGTGCACGGGGGCGCGACGCCGGCCGGTCCCGGCTCGACCGACGAGCCCGGCTTCCACGCCAAGTCCGTCCGCCAGTCGGCGGAGAAGGCCGCCATCGCCGAGCATGCCGCAGGGCTGGTCCGGCCCGGCGCCGCGATCGCGCTCTCCGCCGGCACCACCACCGCCGAGCTGGCCCGGCGGCTGGTGGACGTGCCCGGCCTCACAGTGGTCACCAACTCGCTGCCGGTGGCGGAGGCCCTGCACGTCGGCGGCCGGCCGGACCAGACCGTGGTGCTCACCGGCGGCGTACGCACACCGTCGGACGCGCTCGTCGGCCCGCTCGCCGTGGCCGCGATCGCCGCGCTCCACCTGGACCTGCTCTTCCTGGGCGTGCACGGGATCAGCGAACGGGCCGGTTTCACCACCCCCAATCTGATGGAGGCGGACACGAACCGGGCGCTAGTGGCAGCGGCGGACCGGCTCGTGGTGCTCGCCGACCACACCAAGTGGGGCACCGTCGGCATCTCGTCGATCGTGCCGCTGGAGGCGGCGGACGTGCTGGTCACCGACGACCGGTTGGCACCCGAGGCCCGACGGGTACTCGACGACAGGGTGGGTGAGCTGGTGACGGTGCCCACGACGAGGGGGGCGGAGTGA
- a CDS encoding ABC transporter ATP-binding protein, with product MTLLATESLTKTYGGRVTALADLTVSVEPGIIGLVGANGAGKSTLIKILLGLLPPTSGRVQVLGLDPTTDPAAVRARVGYMPEHDALPPDLSAAELVTHLGRISGLPRTVARERASEALRHVGLHEERHRAVGGYSTGMKQRVKLAQALVHDPDLLLLDEPTNGLDPAGRDAMLALIHRIGTEFGISVVVCSHLLGEVERICDTLVAIDGGRLLRADRVSAMTTATDVLAVEVSEGTEELAARLTALDLPVTRDGRLLLVPLADDATYDQILGAVAELDLPLHRLDQRRHRVAELFAAREPSHV from the coding sequence GTGACACTGCTCGCGACCGAGTCGCTGACCAAGACGTACGGAGGCCGGGTCACCGCGTTGGCCGACCTCACCGTGTCGGTCGAGCCGGGGATCATCGGGCTGGTGGGCGCGAACGGCGCCGGCAAGTCCACTCTGATCAAGATCCTGCTGGGTCTGCTCCCGCCGACCAGCGGCCGGGTGCAGGTGCTCGGCCTCGACCCCACCACCGACCCCGCCGCGGTCCGCGCCCGGGTCGGCTACATGCCCGAGCACGACGCCCTCCCGCCCGACCTGTCCGCCGCCGAGCTGGTCACCCATCTGGGCCGGATCAGCGGGCTGCCGCGCACAGTCGCCCGCGAGCGGGCCTCCGAGGCGCTGCGCCACGTCGGTCTGCACGAGGAGCGGCACCGGGCCGTCGGTGGCTACTCCACCGGCATGAAGCAGCGGGTCAAGCTCGCCCAGGCGCTCGTGCACGATCCCGACCTGCTGCTGCTCGACGAGCCGACCAACGGCCTCGACCCGGCCGGCCGGGACGCCATGCTCGCGCTGATCCACCGGATCGGCACCGAGTTCGGCATCTCGGTGGTGGTCTGCTCGCACCTGCTCGGCGAGGTGGAGCGGATCTGCGACACGCTCGTCGCCATCGACGGCGGCCGGCTGCTGCGCGCGGACCGGGTGTCCGCCATGACCACCGCCACCGACGTGCTCGCGGTCGAGGTGAGCGAGGGCACGGAGGAACTGGCCGCCCGGCTCACCGCGCTCGACCTGCCGGTGACCCGCGACGGGCGGCTGCTGCTCGTCCCGCTCGCCGACGACGCCACCTACGACCAGATCCTCGGCGCGGTCGCCGAGCTGGACCTGCCGCTGCACCGGCTGGACCAGCGGCGGCACCGGGTGGCCGAACTCTTCGCCGCGAGGGAGCCCAGCCATGTCTGA
- a CDS encoding MBL fold metallo-hydrolase: MPRSRTLGSITVTALSDGEGPFFQPRGEAFPDATEAHWQAADRLDPGAVTDDGRWWLRFRAFAVRAGDGPVTLVDAGIGPADSLAASWAPVPGRLPAELAAAGIDPADVRTVVLTHLHTDHVGWAGALFPNADHLIQRAEVDALELFHPELPARLLTPLRAAGRLRVVDGETPLTPGVRLLHTPGHTPGHQSVLVEADDERLLITGDLLVHAIQLVDPELAYAHEEDQPTARHSRQHLLTSLSPTVLATPHLTAPFTTHPPPRRS; encoded by the coding sequence ATGCCGCGCAGCCGCACCCTCGGGTCTATCACGGTCACCGCGCTCTCCGACGGCGAGGGGCCCTTCTTCCAGCCCCGCGGCGAGGCGTTTCCCGACGCCACGGAAGCGCACTGGCAGGCGGCCGACCGGCTCGATCCGGGCGCCGTCACCGACGACGGCCGGTGGTGGCTGCGGTTCCGCGCGTTCGCGGTGCGGGCCGGCGACGGGCCGGTCACGCTTGTCGACGCCGGCATCGGCCCGGCCGACTCCCTCGCCGCGAGCTGGGCGCCGGTGCCGGGCCGGCTGCCGGCCGAGCTGGCCGCGGCCGGGATCGACCCGGCCGACGTCCGCACCGTGGTCCTCACCCATCTGCACACCGATCACGTGGGCTGGGCCGGCGCGCTGTTCCCGAACGCGGACCACCTGATCCAGCGCGCCGAGGTGGACGCGCTGGAGCTGTTCCACCCGGAACTGCCGGCCCGGCTGCTGACGCCGTTGCGCGCCGCCGGCCGGCTGCGGGTGGTCGACGGCGAGACGCCCCTCACCCCGGGGGTACGACTGCTGCACACGCCCGGCCACACGCCGGGTCACCAGTCGGTGCTGGTCGAGGCGGACGACGAGCGCCTCCTGATCACCGGCGACCTGCTCGTGCACGCGATCCAGTTGGTCGACCCGGAGCTGGCGTACGCCCACGAGGAGGACCAGCCCACGGCCCGCCACTCCCGGCAGCACCTGCTCACGTCCCTCTCCCCCACCGTCCTGGCCACTCCCCACCTGACCGCCCCCTTCACCACCCATCCCCCACCCCGTCGATCATGA
- the galT gene encoding galactose-1-phosphate uridylyltransferase — protein sequence MKRTQIALADGRELIYFDERDDAVRDQPDRRDLPPPPPASQLRYDPLTDEWVAVAVHRQTRTFLPPADQCPLCPSRGERHSEIPAPDYDVVVFENRFPSLSQRVADEPAEITPFTPVRPGRGKCEVVCFTDDHNASFARLSPQRVRTVLDALADRTTALSALPGVEQVFPFENRGVEIGVTLHHPHGQIYAYPFVTPRTRTMLAAARRYADRTGGNLYADVLATERASGERVVTSNEHWTAYVPAAARWPFEVHVAPHRPVPDIPALNDAERDAFGPLYLDLLRRFDGLFDLPMPYIAAWHQAPVRIDRELGHLHLQLFSIRRAKDKLKYLAGSESGMGVFINDIAPERAAELLRAA from the coding sequence GTGAAGCGTACGCAGATCGCGCTGGCCGACGGCCGCGAGCTGATCTACTTCGACGAGCGGGACGACGCGGTCCGCGACCAGCCGGACCGGCGGGACCTGCCCCCTCCCCCGCCCGCCTCGCAGCTGCGGTACGACCCGCTGACCGACGAGTGGGTGGCGGTGGCGGTGCACCGGCAGACCCGCACGTTCCTGCCCCCGGCCGACCAGTGCCCGCTGTGCCCGTCCCGCGGTGAGCGGCACAGTGAGATCCCCGCGCCCGACTACGACGTGGTGGTCTTCGAGAACCGGTTCCCGTCGCTGAGCCAGCGGGTGGCCGACGAGCCGGCCGAGATCACGCCGTTCACCCCGGTACGCCCCGGACGTGGAAAGTGCGAGGTGGTCTGCTTCACCGACGACCACAACGCCTCCTTCGCCCGCCTCTCCCCGCAGCGGGTGCGGACGGTGCTGGACGCGCTCGCCGACCGCACCACCGCACTGAGCGCGCTACCCGGCGTCGAGCAGGTCTTCCCGTTCGAGAACCGGGGCGTGGAGATCGGGGTGACCCTGCACCACCCGCACGGGCAGATCTACGCGTACCCGTTCGTCACGCCGCGCACCCGCACGATGCTGGCCGCCGCCCGGCGGTACGCCGACCGCACCGGGGGCAACCTCTACGCCGACGTGCTGGCCACCGAACGCGCCTCCGGAGAGCGGGTGGTGACGAGCAACGAGCACTGGACCGCGTACGTCCCGGCGGCGGCGCGCTGGCCGTTCGAGGTGCACGTGGCACCGCACCGGCCGGTGCCGGACATCCCGGCGCTGAACGACGCCGAGCGGGACGCCTTCGGGCCGCTCTACCTGGACCTGCTGCGCCGCTTCGACGGGCTGTTCGACCTGCCGATGCCGTACATCGCGGCCTGGCACCAGGCGCCGGTACGGATCGACAGGGAGCTGGGCCACCTGCACCTTCAGCTGTTCAGCATCCGGCGGGCCAAGGACAAGCTGAAGTACCTCGCCGGGTCGGAGTCCGGCATGGGCGTGTTCATCAACGACATCGCCCCGGAACGCGCCGCCGAACTGCTCCGCGCCGCATGA
- the cysC gene encoding adenylyl-sulfate kinase gives MSNGWLLPEDVLRDAPSYAPRPAELADLQLLLSGAYAPLTGFMSRADLASLNRRGRLADGTPWPVPVTLQVPAALADGLDPADPARRAVVLTDGEGAPVAAMDVTDVWPGREGMVGVGGTVRRLGDGGHGPFQRLRRGPDEVRGLLPPGRVLGVFADRPLHRPQLAQIAHAARTLGAHLLVMIPVGEESIGGLPAESLVRSVFAARDRMPPATLVAVPLARRRDEISDALLRARVAAAYGVTHLLSTEGMLSGAGLRVLVPRELAYDNRDGQWRWREDIPPRNRRLALSAREIDDLLDRGFPLPEWHTPPAVAKELARARPPRRHRGLVIFLTGLSGSGKSTIARGLADVLREQGDRTITLLDGDVVRRELSAGLGFSKADRDLNVRRIGWVAAEIARHRGVGICCPIAPYAAARATAREMAETAGAGFLLVHVATPLAVCEQRDRKGLYARARAGLITGMTGIDDPYEAPTDADLVVDTSDLSVEEAIGKVMEHLTETGWVEPRLQPA, from the coding sequence ATGAGCAACGGGTGGCTGCTGCCCGAGGACGTTCTGCGGGATGCGCCGTCGTACGCGCCCAGACCCGCTGAGCTGGCCGATCTCCAGTTGTTGCTGAGCGGGGCGTACGCACCGCTCACCGGTTTCATGAGCCGGGCCGACCTGGCCTCGCTGAACCGGCGCGGCCGGCTGGCCGACGGCACGCCGTGGCCGGTGCCGGTGACACTCCAGGTGCCGGCGGCGCTCGCCGACGGGCTGGACCCGGCCGACCCGGCCCGCCGGGCGGTGGTGCTCACCGACGGCGAGGGCGCGCCGGTGGCGGCGATGGACGTGACCGACGTCTGGCCGGGCCGCGAGGGCATGGTGGGTGTCGGCGGCACGGTGCGCCGCCTGGGCGACGGCGGCCACGGGCCGTTCCAGCGGCTGCGGCGCGGCCCCGACGAGGTACGCGGGCTGCTGCCGCCGGGCCGGGTGCTCGGCGTGTTCGCCGACCGTCCCCTGCACCGGCCGCAGCTGGCGCAGATCGCGCACGCGGCCCGTACGCTCGGCGCGCACCTGCTGGTGATGATCCCGGTGGGCGAGGAGTCGATCGGCGGCCTGCCGGCCGAGTCGCTGGTGCGCAGCGTGTTCGCCGCCCGCGACCGGATGCCCCCGGCGACGCTGGTGGCGGTGCCGCTGGCCCGGCGGCGCGACGAGATCAGCGACGCGCTGCTGCGGGCCCGGGTCGCCGCCGCGTACGGCGTCACCCACCTGCTCTCCACCGAGGGCATGCTCTCCGGCGCCGGTCTGCGCGTGCTGGTCCCCCGCGAGCTGGCCTACGACAACCGGGACGGGCAGTGGCGCTGGCGCGAGGACATCCCGCCGCGCAACCGGCGGCTGGCGCTGAGCGCGCGCGAGATCGACGACCTGCTGGACCGGGGCTTCCCGCTGCCCGAGTGGCACACCCCGCCGGCGGTGGCGAAGGAACTGGCCCGGGCACGCCCGCCGCGGCGGCACCGAGGGCTGGTGATCTTCCTGACCGGCCTGTCCGGCTCGGGCAAGTCGACGATCGCCCGAGGGCTGGCCGACGTGCTCCGCGAGCAGGGCGACCGCACCATCACGCTGCTCGACGGCGACGTGGTGCGGCGGGAACTCTCCGCCGGGCTGGGGTTCAGCAAGGCCGACCGGGATCTCAACGTGCGCCGGATCGGCTGGGTGGCCGCCGAGATCGCCCGGCACCGGGGCGTCGGCATCTGCTGCCCGATCGCGCCGTACGCGGCGGCCCGCGCCACCGCCCGGGAGATGGCCGAGACGGCCGGTGCGGGGTTCCTGCTGGTCCACGTGGCGACGCCGCTGGCGGTGTGTGAGCAGCGCGACCGCAAGGGCCTGTACGCCCGCGCCCGAGCCGGCCTGATCACCGGGATGACCGGCATCGACGACCCGTACGAGGCGCCCACCGACGCCGACCTGGTGGTGGACACCTCGGATCTGAGCGTCGAGGAGGCTATCGGGAAGGTGATGGAGCACCTGACCGAGACTGGCTGGGTGGAGCCCCGCCTCCAGCCCGCGTGA
- the mdh gene encoding malate dehydrogenase: MGKKVTVVGAGFYGSTTAQRLAEYDVFDTVVITDIVEGKPAGLALDLNQSRAVEGFETKVVGVTTGPNGEGYEAIEGSDVVVITAGLPRKPGMSRMDLLETNAKIVRQVAENVAKYAPNAVVIVVSNPLDEMTALAQLATQFPKNRVLGQAGMLDTARFTNFVAEALSVPVKSVRTLTLGSHGDTMVPVPSKSTVNGKPLRDVMPAEQIEELVVKTRNGGAEVVALLKTGSAYYAPSAAAARMAKAVAEDSGAVMPVCAWVDGEYGISGVYLGVEAEIGAEGVKRVVETDLDADELAALKEAAEAVRAKQGDVASM; the protein is encoded by the coding sequence ATGGGTAAGAAGGTCACTGTCGTCGGCGCCGGCTTCTACGGCTCGACCACCGCACAGCGCCTGGCCGAGTACGACGTCTTCGACACCGTCGTGATCACCGACATCGTGGAGGGCAAGCCGGCGGGTCTCGCGCTCGACCTCAACCAGTCCCGCGCGGTCGAGGGCTTCGAGACCAAGGTCGTCGGCGTCACCACCGGCCCGAACGGCGAGGGCTACGAGGCCATCGAGGGCTCGGACGTCGTCGTCATCACCGCCGGCCTGCCGCGCAAGCCGGGCATGAGCCGGATGGACCTGCTGGAGACCAACGCCAAGATCGTCCGGCAGGTCGCCGAGAACGTCGCCAAGTACGCCCCGAACGCCGTCGTCATCGTGGTGTCCAACCCGCTCGACGAGATGACCGCGCTGGCCCAGCTCGCCACCCAGTTCCCCAAGAACCGGGTGCTCGGCCAGGCCGGCATGCTGGACACCGCCCGCTTCACCAACTTCGTCGCCGAGGCGCTGAGCGTGCCGGTGAAGTCGGTACGGACCCTGACGCTCGGCTCGCACGGCGACACGATGGTCCCGGTGCCGTCCAAGAGCACGGTGAACGGCAAGCCGCTGCGTGACGTCATGCCGGCCGAGCAGATCGAGGAGCTGGTCGTCAAGACCCGCAACGGTGGCGCCGAGGTCGTCGCGCTGCTCAAGACCGGTTCCGCGTACTACGCCCCGTCCGCCGCCGCGGCCCGGATGGCGAAGGCCGTGGCCGAGGACTCCGGCGCCGTCATGCCGGTCTGCGCCTGGGTCGACGGCGAGTACGGCATCTCCGGCGTCTACCTGGGCGTCGAGGCCGAGATCGGCGCCGAGGGCGTGAAGCGGGTCGTCGAGACCGACCTGGACGCCGACGAGCTGGCCGCGCTGAAGGAGGCCGCCGAGGCGGTCCGCGCCAAGCAGGGCGACGTCGCCAGCATGTGA
- a CDS encoding NADP-dependent isocitrate dehydrogenase: MAKIKVNNPVVEIDGDEMTRIIWKQIREQLILPYLDVDLHYYDLSIQHRDATDDQVTVDAANAIKEHGVGVKCATITPDEARVEEFGLKKMWRSPNGTIRNILGGVVFREPIIMSNVPRLVPGWTKPIIIGRHAHGDQYKATDFVVPGPGTVTITYTPADGGTPMEMEVANFPGGGIAMGMYNYDESIRDFARASFRYGLDRGYPVYMSTKNTILKAYDGRFKDIFAEVFENEFKAEFEAAGLTYEHRLIDDMVAAALKWEGGYVWACKNYDGDVQSDTVAQGFGSLGLMTSVLLSPDGRTVEAEAAHGTVTRHYRQYQKGEKTSTNPIASIYAWTRGLAHRGKLDGTPAVTEFADTLEKVIVDTVEGGQMTKDLALLISRDAPWLTTDEFMNALDENLARKLAA, encoded by the coding sequence ATGGCGAAGATCAAGGTAAACAACCCGGTCGTGGAGATCGACGGCGACGAGATGACCCGGATCATCTGGAAGCAGATCCGGGAGCAGCTGATCCTGCCCTACCTCGACGTCGACCTGCACTACTACGACCTGTCGATCCAGCACCGTGACGCCACCGACGACCAGGTCACGGTCGACGCCGCCAACGCCATCAAGGAGCACGGCGTCGGCGTCAAGTGCGCCACCATCACCCCGGACGAGGCCCGGGTGGAGGAGTTCGGCCTGAAGAAGATGTGGCGGTCGCCGAACGGCACCATCCGCAACATCCTCGGCGGCGTGGTCTTCCGCGAGCCGATCATCATGTCGAACGTGCCGCGGCTCGTCCCGGGCTGGACCAAGCCGATCATCATCGGCCGGCACGCGCACGGCGACCAGTACAAGGCCACCGACTTCGTCGTCCCCGGCCCGGGCACGGTGACCATCACCTACACCCCGGCCGACGGCGGCACCCCGATGGAGATGGAGGTCGCCAACTTCCCCGGCGGCGGCATCGCCATGGGCATGTACAACTACGACGAGTCGATCCGGGACTTCGCCCGCGCCTCGTTCCGGTACGGCCTGGACCGCGGCTACCCGGTCTACATGTCGACCAAGAACACCATCCTCAAGGCGTACGACGGCCGGTTCAAGGACATCTTCGCCGAGGTGTTCGAGAACGAGTTCAAGGCCGAGTTCGAGGCCGCCGGCCTCACCTACGAGCACCGGCTGATCGACGACATGGTCGCCGCCGCGCTCAAGTGGGAGGGCGGATACGTCTGGGCCTGCAAGAACTACGACGGTGACGTGCAGTCCGACACCGTCGCGCAGGGCTTCGGCTCGCTCGGCCTGATGACCTCGGTGCTGCTGTCCCCGGACGGCCGCACCGTCGAGGCCGAGGCCGCCCACGGCACCGTCACCCGGCACTACCGGCAGTACCAGAAGGGCGAGAAGACCTCGACCAACCCGATCGCCTCGATCTACGCCTGGACCCGGGGCCTGGCCCACCGGGGCAAGCTGGACGGCACCCCGGCGGTCACCGAGTTCGCCGACACGCTGGAGAAGGTCATCGTGGACACCGTCGAGGGTGGCCAGATGACCAAGGACCTCGCGCTGCTCATCTCGCGGGATGCCCCGTGGCTGACCACCGACGAGTTCATGAACGCGCTCGACGAGAACCTGGCGCGCAAGCTCGCCGCCTGA